The DNA window TGGTATAGTCGCTGATTTTTTCCAATAACTTCATGTCCATATCATTAACACCGCTGATACCCAGTCCTTCAGCGTTTTTTAGTATCCTGTCTATTTCAGATATAGTGTTACTTTCAGGACCTTCGGTATCAGTGGGTCTCCCAAGAATAATGTTGTCAATGTCTGTATCATCTATGGCTTCTTTTAATGCCTGTATTCCTGTCACACCACTTTCTCTAAAATCTGCGAATGCACCTGTACCAGTGTTAATCATATCTTTTATACTTGACTTCATACTCTCCACGAGTTTGTTGTATGAAGTCCTGCGTAAAATCTGATGTTTGAGACCATCGGGTGGTTTAACCAGTAAATCAAGGTCTCGTTCAAGTCTATACCCTCTGTATTTTCCCAGTGGTGGGTCTTTGAATACCGAATCTCCGATATGGGTATGAGAGTTTACAAAACAGGGAGCGATAATATTGTCTGTTTCGCGTTTTTCTTCCCCTATTTCTTTTATAACCCCCTCTTTGACACAGATATAGCCATCAACTGGTTCAAGTTCATCACCAACCAGAATGGTGCCAGATATTACCTGTTCTCCTGACATGAAATCATATATGAGTGGTTATAATAATTAATATAGTTAATTGTTAGAACAAGTTCAACATAAATTCTAATATTAAAAATCGGGAATCTAACTACATCTTGGTGTTCTGGATTCACTTATTCCAGAGGAAAAAGGGAGTTAGATCTGATAAATCTAAAAGAATTTCGTCAACATTGATTTTATATTCGTCAATATAATCTATACAATTGGGGTTTCGGGACAATAAAAATAGCACCAAATCCTGAGAAAGACGTATAGGGGTTGTTGGCGAGTGGGGTTTAACTGTCCTGCAACTTACACTAATTATTCCATTTTTATTATAAACTCTTTTTGTGTTTGTTAAAATAGTTTCTATATTTTTTGGTTTTTTATTAACAGAAACAGACATGATTATACATTATTGAAGTTACTGGTTAAACCCAAGCTCTTAGAGTCTGCTTGCTTTGGTTAAAACCACTCTCTGATGGATGTTATGATCTTTCAATTCGCTCATAATTTTTCTCGTTATCTACAAATATAGTATTATCTCTTTGTATATATGTCTGGAACAGGTTCTTACCCCTTTCATGATATGGTCTGACTCTGTCAAAATCAAACATTATGCAATCTTGATGGGATTTGCTTATGACGTTAAGTTTATATTTTTTCTACACAATAATAGTAATTGCGTATTGTAAAGTTCCTTACATGAGATCAGGGCTAAAAAAGCCTTTCTGTGAGTGTACAGATAACCCCAATACGCGACAATATGATAATGCGACAATGCCCGTCACGAGGGGTAACTGGAATTGACAGCGGAAAATCCAGAGGATGATATTCCGGAGTTAGTGCGTCGGGTTACAGCATTATCATAAAATCTCACAATTTTTTCTGGTGTGGATATGTCACTTGAAGACGCTGTAAGAAAATCAGATAATTTAGTTGTTATTGATATATCTGTGACACCCAATTCTAAAACCATTAATGTACCTGATAATTACAACCAGTGGCGAAACCGCATAGAAGTAAAACTCACCCAGAAGGCGGAGAGTGGGAAAGCTAATAATCAGTTAATTGAAAACTTTTCAGAATTTTTCGGTGTTAATAAATCAAGTATAAAAATTACTAGTGGCGAAAAAAGCAGTCAGAAATCGGTTAGTGTCAAAGGGTTAAGTTATGATGATGCTGTATCAATACTCAAATCAGGGTTAAATGATTTAAATGATTTGTAAAAATAAATTCCAGCTAAAAACTGGAATTATTTCTGTATTTATTTTATGCCATCTCTGACAATACTGGCTGTTCTTTCAGCATTGAAAGATTTCAGGAAATAGAGTGTTTCTGCATAAGCCATTGCAT is part of the Methanohalobium evestigatum Z-7303 genome and encodes:
- a CDS encoding amidohydrolase family protein, which translates into the protein MSGEQVISGTILVGDELEPVDGYICVKEGVIKEIGEEKRETDNIIAPCFVNSHTHIGDSVFKDPPLGKYRGYRLERDLDLLVKPPDGLKHQILRRTSYNKLVESMKSSIKDMINTGTGAFADFRESGVTGIQALKEAIDDTDIDNIILGRPTDTEGPESNTISEIDRILKNAEGLGISGVNDMDMKLLEKISDYTRKNRGLFAIHAGEKQRSDISEALSLKPDLMVHLTHANRQDLKEVSDENIPVVVCPRSNFTTGVGMPPVADMLEEEINVAVGTDNVMLNSVNMFAEMETLSKLFGIEDRQVFKMCTLKGATALGLEKNGSIQEGNFASLMVLNGKSNNLSNINNPISGIVRRGRPDDILSIIRA
- a CDS encoding DUF167 domain-containing protein, which codes for MSLEDAVRKSDNLVVIDISVTPNSKTINVPDNYNQWRNRIEVKLTQKAESGKANNQLIENFSEFFGVNKSSIKITSGEKSSQKSVSVKGLSYDDAVSILKSGLNDLNDL